The Rhea pennata isolate bPtePen1 chromosome Z, bPtePen1.pri, whole genome shotgun sequence genome includes a region encoding these proteins:
- the INIP gene encoding SOSS complex subunit C isoform X1: MCQVISFLAEYCVEDFSKGPLKGFQNKNRVAILAELDKEKRKLLMQNQSSTNHPGASIALARSPLNKDFRDHAEQQHIAAQQKAALQHAHAHSSGYFITQDSAFGNLILPVLPRLEAE, encoded by the exons ATGTGTCAAGTTATAAGCTTTTTGGCTGAATACTGCGTAGAGGACTTTAGCAAAGGCCCCCTTAAAG GtttccagaataaaaatagagTTGCAATTCTGGCAGAACTAgacaaggagaagagaaagttaCTTATGCAAAACCAATCTTCCACAAATCACCCTGGAGCCAG CATTGCACTTGCAAGATCACCGCTGAACAAGGATTTCCGTGATCATGCTGAGCAACAGCACattgcagcacagcagaaggCTGCTCTGCAG cACGCACACGCACATTCCTCAGGATACTTCATAACTCAAGACTCTGCATTTGGAAATCTTATTCTTCCTGTCTTACCACGACTTGAGGCAGAAtga
- the INIP gene encoding SOSS complex subunit C isoform X3 gives MAANPSGQGFQNKNRVAILAELDKEKRKLLMQNQSSTNHPGASIALARSPLNKDFRDHAEQQHIAAQQKAALQHAHAHSSGYFITQDSAFGNLILPVLPRLEAE, from the exons ATGGCAGCAAATCCTTCAGGACAAG GtttccagaataaaaatagagTTGCAATTCTGGCAGAACTAgacaaggagaagagaaagttaCTTATGCAAAACCAATCTTCCACAAATCACCCTGGAGCCAG CATTGCACTTGCAAGATCACCGCTGAACAAGGATTTCCGTGATCATGCTGAGCAACAGCACattgcagcacagcagaaggCTGCTCTGCAG cACGCACACGCACATTCCTCAGGATACTTCATAACTCAAGACTCTGCATTTGGAAATCTTATTCTTCCTGTCTTACCACGACTTGAGGCAGAAtga
- the INIP gene encoding SOSS complex subunit C isoform X5 encodes MQNQSSTNHPGASIALARSPLNKDFRDHAEQQHIAAQQKAALQHAHAHSSGYFITQDSAFGNLILPVLPRLEAE; translated from the exons ATGCAAAACCAATCTTCCACAAATCACCCTGGAGCCAG CATTGCACTTGCAAGATCACCGCTGAACAAGGATTTCCGTGATCATGCTGAGCAACAGCACattgcagcacagcagaaggCTGCTCTGCAG cACGCACACGCACATTCCTCAGGATACTTCATAACTCAAGACTCTGCATTTGGAAATCTTATTCTTCCTGTCTTACCACGACTTGAGGCAGAAtga
- the INIP gene encoding SOSS complex subunit C isoform X2, which produces MCQVISFLAEYCVEDFSKGPLKGFQNKNRVAILAELDKEKRKLLMQNQSSTNHPGASIALARSPLNKDFRDHAEQQHIAAQQKAALQENLAEKTSRGRCQPELHRLVI; this is translated from the exons ATGTGTCAAGTTATAAGCTTTTTGGCTGAATACTGCGTAGAGGACTTTAGCAAAGGCCCCCTTAAAG GtttccagaataaaaatagagTTGCAATTCTGGCAGAACTAgacaaggagaagagaaagttaCTTATGCAAAACCAATCTTCCACAAATCACCCTGGAGCCAG CATTGCACTTGCAAGATCACCGCTGAACAAGGATTTCCGTGATCATGCTGAGCAACAGCACattgcagcacagcagaaggCTGCTCTGCAG GAGAATCttgcagaaaaaacaagcagaggGAGATGCCAGCCTGAACTACACAGGCTTGTCATCTGA